CCGATGGGTAGCGGGTGGTTTACCGCGTGGTTCGACGGAGGGGACGGGGACAGTAAGGGGTTTCTCTTTGCGAACGATCCGTCAGAGTCCAAGGACGCTGCCCTCGAGCAAGACGTCGGTGAGCACGTCCTCGAGCAGGAACATCAGGATGAAGCCGACGGCGAAGGTCGCGGCGTTGATCCGCGTGAGCACCGCTTCGGCGTCGAACCGGATCAGATCGGCGACCTCGATGAGCACCTGAAGGATCGCCCCGACCGCGATCGCAAAGAAGAGGACGGCGAGCAGCGGGGAGTCGCCGAAGCTGCCGATCCACCCGCCGAGGATCACGGGACCGCCGGCGATGACGCCCATCGCGGCGAAGTGTCGTAGCGGCGGCGTCGCCCGATCGCGCGCGACCGCGGCGACGACGGTCGGTCCCTCCATCACGTTGTGCAGGATGAAAGCGAGCACCAGCAGCATCACCTGGGTCGAATCGCCCTGGATGAACGAGACGCCGATCCCGAGCCCCTCGCCGATGCTGTGAAGACCCAGCGCGAGCGCGACGAGGTAGGCGATCTCCAGGCCGCTTTTCTCGGCGGTCGCCATCGTCCGCTGGCGCCACTTGCTGGCGAGATACATCACTGCGAAGGTGCCGCCGACGCCTGCGATGGCCAGTCCGACCGCGAGCAGCGTCTGTTCTGCCTCGGCGCCGTGCTCGACGATGTCCTCGGTCATCTCGACAGCGATAAACGCGAGGACGCCGCCCGCGAGTGCCAGAAACCCGTGGAGATATCGTCGGTCGAGGTCCCGGATAATCGGGAACCACAGCATCCCGATCGCGACCGGAACGACGCCGGCGAGCGCGCCGATGACGGCGAGCATCCAGAGAATCTCGAACGTGCTCGCGTCGTCGACCGCGCCGAGGTTGCCAAACGGTGACGTGAGATAAAGCGTCAGAAAGAGTGCGCCCAGGATGACGACCGGACCGATCGCGACGAGCCAGCGGGGCAGTCGGTCGATCGGCTGCCGGCTCATCCGCCGGTCACCCGTCCTGTAAACGTCCGTCGTTGATTCATCACTCGCAGTTTAGATGGGTCTAAATATATGTCTTGCTACCGTGCCCGCAGCTAGATTCGATCTAGGAAACTGAGCGACGTGGGAGTAGGGCA
This genomic window from Natronococcus occultus SP4 contains:
- a CDS encoding ZIP family metal transporter — protein: MSRQPIDRLPRWLVAIGPVVILGALFLTLYLTSPFGNLGAVDDASTFEILWMLAVIGALAGVVPVAIGMLWFPIIRDLDRRYLHGFLALAGGVLAFIAVEMTEDIVEHGAEAEQTLLAVGLAIAGVGGTFAVMYLASKWRQRTMATAEKSGLEIAYLVALALGLHSIGEGLGIGVSFIQGDSTQVMLLVLAFILHNVMEGPTVVAAVARDRATPPLRHFAAMGVIAGGPVILGGWIGSFGDSPLLAVLFFAIAVGAILQVLIEVADLIRFDAEAVLTRINAATFAVGFILMFLLEDVLTDVLLEGSVLGL